The following coding sequences are from one Pseudonocardia sp. HH130630-07 window:
- a CDS encoding glycerate kinase yields the protein MSPILLAPDSFKGSLDAAGVAAALAAGVRDTAPGAPLRCCPIADGGEGTVDAALAAGWSPVVVAASGPTGAGLRATYARRGPVALVELAATAGLGLLPGGVPAPLDAGTEGLGTVLAHAVDAGAEEIVLGLGGSATTDGGAGVLRGLGARILDAEGRDLPPGGGHLAAARRLDLTGLHPRLRPGSRSPVRIVLAADVDNPLTGPAGAAAVYGPQKGADPEQVALLDAALAHWAEVLAVAAGTAPSALAAGTGAGAAGGAGIGLTALFGARLRPGVGTVLELTGFHDALAGAGLVVTGEGRLDAQTRHGKAPAGVAAAARAAGVPVVAVAGEVALSPAEVSEAGFAAAYGLTDLVADRAAAIGGAADLLRRIGARIARDHHRPAAG from the coding sequence ATGAGCCCGATCCTGCTGGCCCCGGACTCGTTCAAGGGCTCGCTGGACGCGGCCGGGGTCGCCGCCGCCCTCGCCGCGGGCGTCCGGGACACCGCGCCGGGCGCACCCCTGCGGTGCTGCCCGATCGCCGACGGCGGCGAGGGCACGGTCGACGCCGCGCTCGCGGCCGGCTGGTCGCCGGTCGTCGTGGCCGCGTCCGGGCCCACCGGGGCCGGGCTGCGGGCGACCTACGCGCGCCGCGGCCCGGTGGCGCTCGTGGAACTGGCGGCGACGGCCGGGCTGGGCCTGCTGCCCGGCGGCGTCCCGGCGCCCCTCGACGCCGGGACCGAGGGGCTCGGCACCGTGCTCGCCCACGCCGTGGACGCCGGGGCGGAGGAGATCGTGCTCGGGCTCGGCGGCAGTGCCACCACCGACGGCGGGGCGGGCGTCCTGCGCGGCCTCGGCGCCCGGATCCTCGACGCCGAGGGTCGCGACCTGCCGCCCGGCGGCGGCCACCTGGCCGCGGCCCGGCGACTGGATCTGACCGGCCTGCATCCCCGGCTGCGGCCGGGCTCCCGCTCGCCGGTGCGGATCGTCCTAGCCGCCGACGTCGACAACCCGCTGACCGGCCCGGCCGGCGCGGCCGCGGTCTACGGCCCGCAGAAGGGAGCGGATCCGGAGCAGGTCGCCCTGCTCGACGCGGCGCTGGCCCACTGGGCCGAGGTGCTGGCCGTCGCGGCCGGTACCGCTCCCTCGGCGCTGGCGGCGGGTACCGGCGCCGGGGCGGCCGGCGGGGCGGGCATCGGGCTGACGGCCCTGTTCGGGGCCCGGTTGCGCCCCGGGGTCGGCACCGTGCTGGAACTGACCGGGTTCCACGACGCGCTCGCCGGGGCCGGGCTGGTCGTCACCGGTGAGGGCCGCCTCGACGCCCAGACCCGGCACGGCAAGGCTCCGGCCGGTGTGGCCGCCGCGGCCCGGGCCGCGGGGGTGCCGGTCGTCGCCGTCGCCGGGGAGGTGGCGCTGTCCCCGGCGGAGGTCTCCGAGGCCGGGTTCGCCGCCGCGTACGGTCTCACCGACCTGGTGGCGGACCGGGCGGCGGCGATCGGCGGGGCGGCGGACCTGCTGCGCCGGATCGGGGCCCGGATCGCCCGCGACCACCACCGGCCGGCGGCCGGTTGA
- the gcl gene encoding glyoxylate carboligase, with protein sequence MTRMRAVDAAVRILEIEGATQAFGVPGAAINPFYSAMRARSADGPAGAGIRHVLARHVEGAAHMAEGYTRSGPGNIGVCIGTSGPAGTDMITGLYSAAADSIPILAITGQAPVARLHKEDFQAVDITAIAAPVTKMAMTVLEAAQVPGAFAQAFHLMRSGRPGPVLIDLPVDVQQTEIEFDPDTYTPLPVHRPAATPAQAARILDLLATGERPLIVAGGGIVNADASAELVELAEILGVPVVPTLMGWGTIPDDHPLSAGMVGLQTAHRYGNASFLASDVVLGIGNRWANRHTGGLDTYRRGRRFAHVDIEPTQIGRVFAPDYGVVSDAGAALRVLLDEARRRRDAGTLPDRSEWAGQCRDRRSTMLRRTHFTEIPIKPQRVYEEMNRVFGPETRYVTTIGLSQIAAAQFLHVYRPRHWVNCGQAGPLGWTIPAALGAAVADPSTPVVALSGDYDFQFMLEELAVGAQFGVPYVHVVVNNSYLGLIRQAQRAFEMDFEVQLGFDNMHADEEVTGLPKGYGVDHVRVAEGLGCVGLRVTDPELLESTLRRATGLAREHKVPVVVEVVLERVTNIAMGAAEIDAVTEFEDLATTPEDAPTAVAHRR encoded by the coding sequence GTGACCCGCATGCGGGCCGTGGACGCGGCCGTGCGGATCCTGGAGATCGAGGGCGCGACCCAGGCCTTCGGCGTCCCCGGGGCGGCGATCAATCCGTTCTACTCGGCGATGCGAGCCCGCAGCGCCGACGGCCCGGCGGGCGCGGGCATCCGGCACGTGCTGGCCCGGCACGTCGAGGGCGCCGCGCACATGGCCGAGGGCTACACCCGGTCCGGGCCGGGCAACATCGGCGTCTGCATCGGGACGTCCGGGCCGGCCGGTACCGACATGATCACCGGGTTGTACTCCGCGGCCGCGGACTCGATCCCGATCCTCGCCATCACCGGCCAGGCGCCGGTGGCCCGGCTGCACAAGGAGGACTTCCAGGCCGTCGACATCACCGCGATCGCCGCGCCGGTCACGAAGATGGCGATGACCGTGCTGGAGGCCGCGCAGGTGCCCGGCGCGTTCGCGCAGGCGTTCCACCTCATGCGCTCGGGGCGGCCCGGACCGGTGCTCATCGACCTGCCGGTCGACGTGCAGCAGACCGAGATCGAGTTCGACCCGGACACCTACACCCCGCTGCCGGTGCACCGCCCGGCGGCGACCCCGGCGCAGGCGGCCCGGATCCTCGACCTGCTCGCCACCGGTGAGCGGCCGCTGATCGTCGCGGGCGGCGGGATCGTCAACGCCGACGCGAGCGCCGAGCTGGTCGAGCTGGCGGAGATCCTCGGCGTCCCGGTGGTGCCGACCCTGATGGGCTGGGGCACCATCCCCGACGACCACCCGTTGTCGGCCGGCATGGTCGGTCTGCAGACCGCGCACCGCTACGGCAACGCGAGCTTCCTGGCCTCCGACGTCGTGCTCGGCATCGGCAACCGGTGGGCGAACCGGCACACCGGCGGCCTCGACACCTACCGGCGCGGGCGGCGCTTCGCGCACGTCGACATCGAACCGACCCAGATCGGACGGGTGTTCGCGCCGGACTACGGCGTCGTCTCCGACGCCGGGGCGGCGCTGCGGGTGCTGCTCGACGAGGCCCGGCGCCGGCGCGACGCCGGGACCCTGCCGGACCGGTCGGAGTGGGCCGGACAGTGCCGGGATCGGCGCTCGACCATGCTGCGCCGCACCCACTTCACCGAGATCCCGATCAAGCCGCAGCGGGTGTACGAGGAGATGAACCGGGTGTTCGGCCCGGAGACCCGCTACGTGACGACGATCGGGCTGTCCCAGATCGCCGCCGCCCAGTTCCTGCACGTCTACCGGCCCCGGCACTGGGTGAACTGCGGGCAGGCCGGCCCGCTCGGCTGGACCATCCCGGCCGCCCTGGGTGCGGCCGTCGCCGACCCGTCGACGCCGGTGGTCGCACTCTCCGGCGACTACGACTTCCAGTTCATGCTGGAGGAGCTGGCGGTCGGGGCGCAGTTCGGTGTCCCGTACGTGCACGTCGTGGTCAACAACTCCTACCTCGGGCTGATCCGGCAGGCCCAGCGGGCGTTCGAGATGGACTTCGAGGTGCAGCTGGGCTTCGACAACATGCACGCCGACGAGGAGGTCACCGGGCTGCCGAAGGGCTACGGCGTCGACCACGTCCGGGTCGCAGAGGGGCTGGGCTGCGTCGGGCTGCGGGTCACCGACCCGGAGCTGCTGGAGTCGACGCTGCGCCGGGCGACCGGGCTGGCCCGTGAGCACAAGGTGCCGGTCGTCGTCGAGGTCGTTCTGGAGCGGGTCACGAACATCGCGATGGGCGCGGCCGAGATCGACGCGGTCACCGAGTTCGAGGACCTCGCGACCACCCCGGAGGACGCCCCGACGGCCGTCGCGCACCGGCGATGA
- a CDS encoding 2-hydroxy-3-oxopropionate reductase has translation MSSPVSRSIAFVGLGIMGGPMARHLLTAGHDVTGFNRSPEKTRPLVDAGGRAAGSVAEAAENADVIALMLPDSPDVETVLTDGILDVAKPGTLIIDFSTIRPDVAKDLATRAAEHGLRMIDAPVSGGQTGAENATLSIMVGGHHDDVTEARPLLDIVGKTVVHVGPSGAGQTVKAANQLIVAGNIALLAEALVFLEAHGADLPAAVEVLGGGLAGSAVLNQKAQKMLDADYTPGFRIDLHHKDMGIVSESSRNAGVVTPVAALVAQLVAATRAAGDGDLDHSALHRTIARLNGAAQ, from the coding sequence ATGAGCAGTCCCGTCAGCCGATCGATCGCCTTCGTCGGGCTCGGCATCATGGGTGGGCCGATGGCCCGCCACCTCCTCACCGCCGGACACGACGTCACCGGGTTCAACCGCAGCCCCGAGAAGACCCGACCCCTCGTCGACGCCGGCGGGCGCGCCGCCGGGTCCGTCGCCGAAGCCGCCGAGAACGCCGACGTCATCGCCCTCATGCTGCCCGACTCCCCCGACGTCGAGACCGTCCTCACCGACGGCATCCTGGACGTCGCCAAGCCCGGCACCCTGATCATCGACTTCTCCACCATCCGCCCCGACGTCGCCAAAGACCTCGCCACCCGGGCCGCCGAACACGGCCTGCGGATGATCGACGCCCCCGTCTCCGGCGGACAGACCGGCGCCGAGAACGCCACCCTGTCGATCATGGTCGGCGGCCACCACGACGACGTCACCGAAGCCCGGCCCCTCCTCGACATCGTCGGCAAGACCGTCGTCCACGTCGGACCGTCGGGTGCCGGGCAGACCGTGAAAGCCGCCAACCAGCTCATCGTCGCCGGAAACATCGCCCTGCTCGCCGAAGCACTCGTCTTCCTCGAAGCACACGGCGCCGACCTGCCGGCCGCCGTCGAGGTGCTCGGCGGCGGACTCGCCGGCTCGGCGGTGCTGAACCAGAAGGCCCAGAAGATGCTCGACGCCGACTACACACCGGGCTTCCGGATCGACCTGCACCACAAGGACATGGGCATCGTGTCCGAGTCCTCGCGCAACGCCGGGGTGGTCACGCCGGTCGCCGCGCTGGTCGCCCAGCTCGTCGCCGCGACCCGGGCCGCCGGCGACGGCGACCTGGACCACTCCGCCCTGCACCGCACCATCGCGCGCCTGAACGGGGCGGCGCAGTGA
- a CDS encoding hydroxypyruvate isomerase family protein, which translates to MPIPQPLSLPLPTTVNCSIVFGDLPLLDRPAAAAAAGFDAVEFWWPFDGPVPSDREVEDFVSAVADAGVVLSGLNFDAGDMPGGDRGILSDPARAAAFAENVEVAVEIGARLGTTGFNALYGNRMPGLAPEAQDELAATNLALAGRAAAGIGAVALLEPVSGVDAYPIRTADDAVTVLDRVGSGDVALLLDVYHLAVNGDDPAAAITRHAARIGHVQIADAPGRGEPGTGELPIGALVEQVHAAGYRGRISLEYKPATAEPFAWLAHPQGARA; encoded by the coding sequence GTGCCGATCCCCCAGCCCCTGTCCCTCCCCCTGCCGACGACGGTGAACTGCTCGATCGTCTTCGGTGACCTGCCACTGCTCGACCGGCCCGCCGCGGCGGCCGCCGCCGGGTTCGACGCCGTCGAGTTCTGGTGGCCGTTCGACGGCCCGGTGCCGTCGGACCGAGAGGTCGAGGACTTCGTCTCCGCCGTCGCCGACGCCGGGGTCGTGCTCTCCGGCCTGAACTTCGACGCCGGGGACATGCCGGGCGGTGACCGCGGCATCCTGTCCGACCCCGCACGGGCCGCGGCGTTCGCCGAGAACGTCGAGGTCGCCGTCGAGATCGGCGCCCGGCTCGGCACCACCGGCTTCAACGCCCTCTACGGCAACCGGATGCCCGGCCTCGCCCCCGAGGCCCAGGACGAGCTGGCCGCGACCAACCTCGCGCTCGCCGGTCGGGCGGCCGCCGGGATCGGGGCGGTCGCGCTGCTGGAACCGGTCAGCGGCGTCGACGCCTACCCCATCCGCACCGCCGACGACGCCGTCACGGTGCTGGACCGGGTCGGGTCCGGCGACGTCGCGCTGCTGCTCGACGTCTACCACCTCGCGGTCAACGGCGACGATCCGGCGGCCGCGATCACCCGGCACGCCGCGCGGATCGGGCACGTGCAGATCGCCGACGCCCCGGGTCGCGGCGAGCCGGGTACCGGCGAGCTGCCGATCGGCGCCCTCGTCGAGCAGGTGCACGCCGCCGGCTACCGCGGCCGGATCAGCCTGGAGTACAAGCCCGCCACCGCCGAGCCGTTCGCCTGGCTCGCCCACCCTCAGGGAGCACGCGCATGA